Below is a genomic region from Kwoniella shivajii chromosome 10, complete sequence.
TGTTACGAGATGCAATATTGATACTGACATTGCTGGACATCTCTGGTATGTTATACCAGTTAGCGATTACCGTGATTACTAAGTGTGCGATAATCCTCTTCTGAGATATCCTGTGCTGCTAACATCATAAACTCCCCAAAAATAGAGAGAGTATATAAAATGCATTGTTGAACCCAAATGACCTGTTGCTACTCCTTAAGTTACGCCTACTTCCTCATGAGTAGATAAACGTTTTCTCCCACTACTACACTGGCGAGATGCCTATATGATCCTCTGAGAGCCATGAGCAATCCACCAAATGAGAAATATGCGGTACTACGGGTTGGAAGATTAGCGTTGTGACAAGAAGGACAGAAGCGTCGTCATGAGACACTGCGCCTCCTCTTGTTTTCAGGTTGTGTAAACTCAGAAACGTATACTTACGTTTGGTTGTCCCCTTGTGCGGAATCATCGAATTTGTATACCTAAAATGGGAAAATGATGTGTGAGCGATAGCTTTCAAGATGTTCGGCCATGAGCATGATAGTTCTTCCAATCATCGAAACGATTTTGTAATTAATACGAGTCCAGgggttttggtttttctaCCCTCAGCTGGTCGTTAAACCTGCCCAACCGTTTACTAGACAAATGCTAAAGAATCTGCAATATTTCGCTCCTTCTACGCATGTCTGATTTGTTTTCGCCTCTCTTTGTCATTGCATATAACCCACACGTGATTCTCTCGTTTCCCATCTCCCAGCATGATACCAATCTATGTCAATCGGGAATTTGAATGACTTACTTTTCCGTACATGACATAATCATAATCTTCGCCTAAACCCATATTTTCACTTCTCCATAATTCCCTTTTTATTTTTTTGGTACCTTCGCCATTCTCTGAGCCTTCTCCATCAACATTCacttctaattcttcaggAACAAGTGAACGCGCAATTGCTAGTGTGAACACCTCTCCGACTTGTAATGGATATAACTCATTCGCTAAATCTAATGTCAATGCCATTTGTAAATTGTGTGATGGGGCTGTTATCCTTGACACTGCATGATATCAAGCCGACAACATTAGCTTTAGCTTTAGGTTTCGTAGAATAGTATTCCTGGTGCGAAAACAAGGGAGATACCAAGGGAGTTGACAAGGTTGTCGAATAACCCCTAATAGATACTGAACggaaactcacctcgatcaaatttcttcccatctttaTCTACAGTCTGTAATTGGAATGAACATGAGCTAAAGCATTTTGACTCGATGAAGGTAGTTGATCAGCTCACCTCTACGGTGAACCTGTCTTCGAAAATTATGTTAGTACCGTCCGCCATAATGCTGTTCTCGTTTTCAGACTTTTTAGAGGTTTAGAGGTTTGCTTCGAGGTATAAATGAAGCGGCCTGAATATTTATTATTTTGTTGATGTCTGTTGATGCTATGTCTAGTCTTAGACCGATTCAGATATGAGTTGGCGTCGCTAGATGGCAAGTCTATGGTGAGTAAGATGGTTGAGTATTGTAGAGAGAACGAAATCGATTATCCCTCGGAAACATCTCAATATCTCAAAAGTTCAAAAGTAACAAATGTTGATGTTTTGAGCCagtagatgatgataatcgGAGAGATGTATTTATTCAGGTCACCCATTTAAATGTCAGATATCAATTCCATTTTGTGGTTTTTTTGGAATCTTTCGTTGCCGCTGAGAAATGAGATTCAATTGacgattgatgatttgtatCATCTCACAACACAAGACAAGAACGAGAGATCAGACGAAAGCACACGAACCACCCTATACACAGTCGATACGAACTAAAATCCAACAAACCAAGAAGAATCCAGCTCCCAGTAGGATATACGTATCAGGTGCACGATCGAATCAATCGAAACTTGCCGAGagccaaaagaaaaggattCTCCCCTCGAAATATTCCCCTATCCCTACTTTTTGATACTTGATAATTCGATAAATCTATCAATTGATTAGACCAAGATGTCACACGGCGACCATTCTCGAGATCCATGGTGAGTGACTATTCCTTTCCTCACTCTTACCATGGATCTATCTGATATTGATGGATTTCTGTTTTTTAAAAAATTGAAATTTACGATTTTGTTTAGTCCATATGTTATCCTTAATGATTTCGGAGGTGCTTTCTCAATGGGTGCCATAGGTGGTGGTATATGGCATGGTATTAAAGGAGCAAGGAATAGTCCTAGGGTAagtttttgtttttctccCGTCAATAGTATCTGTAAAGATCATGAAATCACCCTTTTCTTGCCATGGTCGTACCATGCATGCACGACCATCAGTATATCATGAACGAACTGACACACTCTATTTGGTCTGTTCCGTCTATAGGGAGAACGGTTCGTAGGATCCATGTCAGCTATAAAAGCCAGAGCACCAGTCCTAGGTGGTAATTTCGGTGTGTGGGGTGGATTATTTTCGACTTTTGATTGTGCTGTGAAAGGATATagacaaaaagaagatcCTTGGAATGCTATCATATCGGGTTTCTTGACAGGTGGTAGTTTGGCTTTAAGGGGTGAGTGAAATTTTCCCACTATTTTGGGAAAACACTTcagcaggagaagaagaaaagcgAATTCATATATTGCTGTATAAAGGTGGAGAGAAAGAATCGCGAAATTAGAATATTTCTGTTGAACCGTTGGACTATTGGAAGGAAGGACTTGTCCGAGTCTTAATGAATTATCGAGCTAATACGATTCGTTGATTGCACTGGATAGCCGGTCCTCGATCAGCATTCGGTTCAGCTGTAGGATGTGGTATTCTCTTAGGTGtatttgaaggtgagttaaTTACTTACACAAGATAGCTTTGGCCAAAATAAGTGGGAATACGAACCCTTTGCGAGTTGatagctgatatatcactgATTCCCGTTACTAGGTGTCGGTGTACTCATGAATCGAATGTTCGCTCAACCAATCCCGCAAATGCAACGTGAGTTGGGAAATGAAATTTAGACCTGACACAAATTACAGAGTATGGACTCATACTGATAATatacttttcttttcaatgTCGTGTTTTTAGTACCTGAACAAGCACCAGCTACTCCAGCTGTAGCGTAatcaattcaccatcacACATTCACACAAACAGTCCACAGCCTACAGCCTACAGCCTACAGGACACAAAATATGGATTCATTTACATATAAAGTCTTTTTCATGGAGGTTTGATTTCCTatgattttgtttttgacTCTTTTATTTGGAGGGGATTATTTGTACTCCACAAGTCGAACCAAACCCCAAAAACACTCTAAACACACTTCTCTCGCATGCATATGTGGACATATATTCATTCCAGCCGTCGCCTTGGGTGTGATCATAAGCTTGTGCATCGACGTGTTGAGCAGGATACGTCTCTGCAATTTTTGTCAATTGTTTATGTGCTATACATGATCGATTTTTACCATCTAATCTACCAAAAGTGCGTCATCGCAAAAATATTTCGTTCGGCCGGACATGAATAAAATATTTACATGAGTTCAGTTGATTTCTCTAATATTttgtttgatatcatcacatctcattTGATCTTGCCACCACTTTCCAAAATCTGTCAGGACCGACAACAGACTCGAAGAGTAGATCTACCCTTGTATCACTACCACTGGATAAACCAAGTGGACTACCATCGACACTCCATAATGTCGATAAAGAAAAAACAGATTTCATCGAGTCTTCAATCTGCTCTACGTCTACGCTGTTCACGATTCCGATCGATATCTCCTATATCGACATCGATATCGCCAATACAGACACAGACACAAGTACGAAAATCATattatcattcaacttcacctCCTGCCCCACCTACACGTAAATGTCCAAATTGTTCACGGATTATTCCattacctttatcaccttgtCCTGAATGTTCTTTTTTATTGACATTACCTTCTAATCTATCCCATCATTCACTAttatacctttcttctccaatccTGCCTCCCAATGCAGCGAGTCCGAAGGGGACAGGGACAGGGACGGGGACAGGGTATGATATCGTAGATGAGTTGAGTCATTTACCTGGTAATGGATTCGATTTGGATAAAAACGATTTAAGAAGTAAATGGGTAAGAAGACAAAGGGAATTACATCCAGATAAATTCACGTCAAAAGGAACGAAAGTAGTTGACCTAGCTAGAGAATTAAGTGGCAGAGTCAATGAAGCTTATAATGTATTAGGAGATGAATTGAAGAGGACAGAATATCTAGTGAGTAAAaacttctttccatctcgaAAAGATTGACTATGGTATATAAATCGGGTGTTTATCTCTTCTATATATTCCCAAGTCAATTTAGTCTGTCTTCATCATTTGTATTATTCATCGTCCAAAATTCCCTTGTCTTGACAATTCGTACGACCCCCAAAATTATATCATATTTTCCATCGTCGAAAAGGGCTAACATTTTCAATCGTTCTTACAGTTATCAATACACAACAGGGCGACGGACGAAACAGATAAGCTAGACGATCCAATGATGTTGGCAGAGATCTTGGAAGCGAgagaggaattggaagaagcgGATAACGCAGAGGAGATACAAAGGATACGCAATGTCAATCATGGTGAGTGCACAATCGAATCATCCTGAACAGATTTTGGGTTATGAAAGAAGGGTAGATATATGTGAACTTCAGAATGGCCCGATTTTCTTACTTATTTGACTTGATTGTTCACCCTTGTCCCTTTTCCTATCTTTCCTGTGCTCCTTCCTCCCTCCTTCACATATTGCCTTCCTGCATGCTGTCTTGGACTGAATCAAGCTGACGCTTCACTCGCACATTCTCAATTAGAAAAAGTACAAGAAGTGATTACTCAATTACACGCAGCATTCTCCCAATCTCCGCCAAATGTGGAACAAGCAAAGAACCTAGCTGTACAATTAAGGTATTGGAAGGGATTAGAAAGTGCCGCCAAGGAAAAAGCTCTATAACACGAAAACACGAAAAGCCAGGGGACAAGTCATAAGGGGGAAATGAGATTACGCATTGATCAAACATCTATAGCAATAGTGGAAACAAtatagagagagagataaaCAAAGTGAATTCgcattcatcatcgtcatgtAACATATCTTGAAGAGCCATCTCTCCTTCAGTCTCGTCTCGTCTCGTCTCGTCTCGTCTCGGCTTTCCTTGAATGACCATGACAGCAGGCATAGACCCTTCATGAGTAGCGAACTGATTCATGAATATGTCGATATTACCACATGGAACTGTCACAGACCTCGACATCTGCAACGATCTTTGCAAAGAACGGAAGAAATAGCATCGCCATCATATCAAACATATGTACGCAGATATACCTATTCAGCAGGATAAAAGTGAATCAAAGTAGATAAAGTTGAACGTATCACTTTGAAACcttgttttcctttctgAACACATATGAACGACgacaacaagaagaagtatgatGATTAACCCGAATTGCTTGTGTCCATCTCTCAATTCAAGGACAGAACAAAAGAAACTCCTACAATCCCCAAACACCAAACACCACTTCTGATCATGGACTACCACATGGTATCATCTGATGCACCATTCCAATTCGATTCATTCGACATAAAAATTCAAAGGAGACTGAACAGCAAAATTGTACCAAAccaaaaatgaaaatggaaagaaaaacAAGTGCAAACGTTTTTTTGATCTAAGGTGATGTACCACCAGTTGAAGGTTTGCCtctcaaagagaagaatctATATGgtttcttttcccctttatcatcttcatcttttgttttgtttcCATTGCCGTTCGAGGTTGCAGGTGAATTTTGTTCTGGCCATCCATTCGTTGTCGAATCATCATTAAATCCAGGCCATCTTTTACCAAAAGGCTGCCATTTCGCGCTTGCCAAAGCCTTTTTCTCACTTGAGGTAGGTGCGAATGGAGAAGAGTCGTATCCTGGTAAATTTAATGAATCGTTTGACGTGGTAGAATGCATGAATCCACCGAATGTAGAAGGTATGTTATCTGTTGAAACAGTTCCCGAAAACCATCTTCTGGATCCGGGTAAGGCAGGTAATCCAGGTATAGCAGGTGGTGAATTTGTTGAATGTAAATTATTGGCAGTTGTTTGACCTGTCattgaaatcgatgatgatgaagatggtggtggCAACCTCGATGAAGAACTTGAACTTGACCTTTTGTAAGAAttctcttttgtttctttcaattgtttaggttcaggtaaaggtgatttccaatcatcctcatcttcctcttcttcatcgtcatcatcatcaacatcgtctGAATCACTAGCCGAATCATCTGCGTTCCCCTCTGCTTCTTTTGCCATCTTGAATACCGGACTACGTTCATCGAGATCAAACGAAAGTGGATCATCGAAAGTTTCAGGCAAATCCTCGTCTCCGGTCACCAGAGGAGTttgatcaccttcaagtGAGCGGAACAGACCTTGCGGAAGCAAGTTAGCACtgaatgacgatgagatgCCTCCGTAAGGGGAACCAGGTTCATGACCATAGATATCGGATTCAGAGTCGCTTGGAGGTGTTGTAGACCTGTTAGAAGGCTGAGGCTGATTTGCATGTAATGCAGCTCCAGGCCCAAAATCCTCAAATCCGGATATGTCTGGGCGACGTAAACCTTCCAAATCCCTTGTTGAAGCCGAATTGGGATGTTTTGAAAGATGACCAAAACCAGTAGAATTCGAATGAGCGGGTCGAGCGGTATATTCATATCCCAGATGAGGCATTCCAGCTTCAGCCATGTAAGCTGCAGCTTGACTTTGCCATTGATCCTGTTGAACTCCTCGTCCACCAGTTGGAGGTCCAGGTGGTCCGGGAGTAGTGTGGGATTGTTGATATCCACCATGAAGGTATCCTTCCTGGGCCGCAGCTTCATATGCAGcagccatcatcatcatttcttcttctggaccaATTTTCCTCGCAGTTTCACCAGTCTCAATGATGGctctcaatctttcttcagcttctttgatcagttgaCCCAATCCTTCATTCCTATTTTCTATTTCACCTATCTCACTCTCTACAATCTCCATTTCTTTTTTACGTTCTTCGACAGCAACTTGAGTCATGACAACATGTTTcgctccttcttcttgtattACTCTTACACTCCTTTCACTATTTTCCATATTACCCTTCAATTCCCtaatttcaccttctgctgCCGATATTTTGGATTGTAAACCATCTCTCACACTTTCCACCGCTTTATACTTTTTCTCCGCATCACGACGAGCAGCCTCAGCTTGTCGTTTCTGTTCTTCCAGACTCTTAGTTCGTGATTTCAATTCTTGCCGCTCAGCATCATCCTCCTTTCGACGATTCCGTACCTCATCTAAGTTCTTCTGTAGATGAGCATGAGCGTCAAACACGAGTTGTTCATGAGCAGTAAGCTGTGCTTGAAGATCCGTTAGAACAGTCTGTGCGGCAGCGAGTTCGGCCTTAAGGGCGGAGACG
It encodes:
- a CDS encoding Fe-S protein assembly co-chaperone HscB, with translation MSIKKKQISSSLQSALRLRCSRFRSISPISTSISPIQTQTQVRKSYYHSTSPPAPPTRKCPNCSRIIPLPLSPCPECSFLLTLPSNLSHHSLLYLSSPILPPNAASPKGTGTGTGTGYDIVDELSHLPGNGFDLDKNDLRSKWVRRQRELHPDKFTSKGTKVVDLARELSGRVNEAYNVLGDELKRTEYLLSIHNRATDETDKLDDPMMLAEILEAREELEEADNAEEIQRIRNVNHEKVQEVITQLHAAFSQSPPNVEQAKNLAVQLRYWKGLESAAKEKAL